From a region of the Paenibacillus sp. R14(2021) genome:
- a CDS encoding 5'-methylthioadenosine/adenosylhomocysteine nucleosidase yields MTASYTKIGIIGAMVEEIELLHKHVEKTGSFVKAGIEYVEGMLHGRQVVFCKSGVGKVNAAVCTQLLIDAGVDCVLFTGVAGAVDPSLNIGDLVVSTTCLQHDMDCTPLGFARGQIPFQDTWEFQAAPDLVALASQACERLFPGRCMQGKVLSGDQFIASRDAVLALYDDLGGACTEMEGASLAQVCVMNDIPFVVIRSMSDKADGSADVNFTEFTIQASVNSHAIIDEMLQHI; encoded by the coding sequence ATGACAGCTTCGTACACCAAAATCGGCATTATCGGTGCCATGGTTGAAGAGATTGAGCTGCTTCATAAGCATGTCGAGAAGACAGGTTCTTTCGTGAAGGCAGGCATTGAATATGTAGAAGGCATGCTTCACGGGCGTCAAGTCGTGTTCTGCAAATCCGGTGTCGGCAAAGTGAATGCAGCGGTGTGCACGCAATTGCTCATCGATGCAGGCGTGGACTGCGTGTTATTCACAGGTGTCGCCGGCGCGGTTGATCCAAGCCTGAACATCGGCGATCTTGTGGTGTCGACAACCTGCTTGCAGCATGACATGGACTGCACGCCGCTTGGATTTGCGCGCGGGCAGATTCCGTTCCAGGACACCTGGGAGTTTCAGGCAGCTCCGGATCTCGTAGCCTTGGCAAGCCAAGCCTGCGAGCGTCTATTCCCAGGCCGCTGCATGCAAGGCAAAGTGCTCTCCGGCGATCAGTTCATCGCATCTCGAGATGCGGTACTCGCGCTTTACGACGATCTCGGCGGCGCATGTACGGAGATGGAAGGCGCTTCGCTTGCCCAAGTGTGTGTCATGAACGATATTCCGTTCGTCGTCATCCGCTCGATGTCGGACAAGGCTGACGGTTCGGCGGATGTGAACTTTACGGAATTTACGATTCAAGCGTCCGTGAACTCCCATGCGATCATTGACGAAATGCTTCAGCATATCTAA